The following coding sequences lie in one Novipirellula aureliae genomic window:
- the glmM gene encoding phosphoglucosamine mutase, which yields MSGLIISVSGLRGIVGETLTPDVAVRFVAAFASKMPSGPILVGRDGRSSGAMLSQAILSALRASGRECVDCDVIATPTLGVLVRDRNAAGAVQISASHNPPPYNGIKLFGPEGRVLDAGRGAAIRDAYFSGEAAWCSFDRIGMVHPCDDVHQAHLDKVLATVDVTAIRTAKHRVLLDSNHGAGGILGKRLLEALACDIVMVGETPDGHFSHVPEPTAENLQNIATRVKDENCSVGFCQDPDADRLALIDADGRYIGEEFTVALCVQHALRKWTRAKASETDPKSDAAIVINGATSGMSERLAADAGVQSHRSAVGEANVADKMIATKAIYGGEGNGGPIDPNVGYVRDSFVGMAQVLDLMTKTGRSLAMLADALPQLFIYKTKAEVSSDRLPKLFESLIAAHPDASADTGDGLRLAWNDKWLLVRGSNTEPIVRLIAEAETMQEAKRLCESAAKFL from the coding sequence ATGAGTGGACTGATTATTAGTGTGAGTGGCTTAAGAGGCATTGTTGGTGAAACACTGACTCCTGACGTTGCGGTTCGATTTGTCGCTGCGTTTGCCTCCAAAATGCCGTCAGGTCCGATTTTGGTGGGGCGTGATGGCCGCAGCAGCGGTGCAATGCTCTCTCAAGCGATTTTGTCGGCCTTGCGGGCGTCAGGTCGAGAGTGTGTGGATTGCGATGTGATCGCCACTCCGACATTGGGCGTGTTGGTCCGCGACCGGAATGCGGCAGGTGCGGTCCAAATTTCGGCCAGTCACAATCCGCCCCCCTACAACGGAATCAAGCTGTTTGGACCGGAAGGCCGCGTTCTCGATGCCGGCCGAGGGGCCGCAATTCGCGATGCCTATTTCAGCGGTGAAGCGGCTTGGTGTTCGTTCGATCGAATCGGAATGGTTCATCCCTGCGACGATGTTCATCAAGCTCATCTAGACAAAGTCTTGGCGACCGTCGACGTCACGGCCATTCGAACCGCCAAGCATCGGGTGTTGCTCGACAGCAATCACGGTGCCGGAGGCATTTTGGGCAAACGCTTGCTCGAGGCGCTGGCGTGCGACATCGTCATGGTCGGTGAAACGCCCGACGGTCATTTCTCGCACGTCCCCGAACCGACGGCTGAAAATTTGCAAAATATTGCCACTCGAGTGAAAGACGAAAATTGCAGTGTCGGTTTTTGCCAAGACCCCGATGCCGATCGACTGGCTCTCATCGATGCCGATGGGCGATACATCGGTGAGGAATTCACGGTTGCCCTTTGCGTTCAACATGCCCTCCGCAAATGGACGCGAGCGAAAGCATCCGAGACCGATCCAAAATCGGATGCAGCGATTGTCATCAATGGGGCGACCAGTGGTATGAGTGAACGGTTGGCCGCTGACGCGGGCGTCCAATCTCATCGCAGTGCGGTCGGTGAAGCCAATGTGGCTGACAAGATGATTGCGACCAAAGCAATCTACGGTGGCGAAGGCAACGGTGGTCCTATCGATCCCAATGTTGGCTACGTTCGCGACAGTTTTGTCGGGATGGCACAAGTACTCGACTTGATGACAAAGACGGGAAGGTCACTAGCGATGTTGGCGGATGCACTGCCTCAGCTATTCATCTATAAAACGAAGGCGGAGGTATCGAGTGATAGGTTGCCAAAACTTTTTGAATCCTTGATTGCGGCACATCCGGATGCGTCGGCCGATACAGGGGACGGTTTGCGATTGGCCTGGAATGACAAATGGTTGTTGGTGCGTGGCAGTAATACCGAGCCGATTGTGCGTTTGATCGCCGAAGCCGAAACGATGCAAGAAGCGAAACGGCTTTGCGAGTCCGCCGCAAAGTTTCTCTGA
- a CDS encoding phospho-sugar mutase, translating to MQDPLSAVKTAQSESKISSSAADNIRSWLTEDRYADYRSAVVEHIEEERWQKLDDVFWTIIPFGTGGRRGRMYPIGSNAINDRTIGESAQGLANYVVEYAKGRSGLSCAIAYDTRHQSRHFTELCAGIMVAAGFKVYLLDDYRATPQLSFAVRYKNCDCGIMVTASHNPPSDNAVKVYWSSGAQVLPPHDKAIIEKVMSCQEINITPFEQAVADGMIEMVTAEVDEAYFEAVLQQSFAGPRDAKVLYTPLHGVGAAAVLPVLERDGFEHVELYGPHAEKSGDFPNVPGHVSNPENKAVFEKPIEYAKANGLDVVLATDPDCDRLGVAAPLTTDPSGEWGTFNGNQIASILCEYVLSKRAETKSLDDHSYIIKTLVTTELLRRIAEQYNVRCVGNLLVGFKYIAEVMDREGPNGFVFGAEESHGYLVGQYCRDKDAAVACMLMSELVAELKTKKQSLHDFFGDLQRKHGYHKETLINLMMEGSEGMAAMQRLMNAFRHSPPKQLADIPVSTIRDYGDQTTTDVSSGEKQKLEGPHSNLIILDLDEEGNYVAARPSGTEPKIKLYVFTRLSPEDSGDLGVAEQRLAERLAGIETDMRTFAKAHG from the coding sequence GTGCAAGATCCACTTTCTGCCGTCAAAACCGCTCAAAGCGAATCCAAAATCAGCTCAAGTGCAGCCGATAATATCCGCTCGTGGTTGACCGAGGATCGCTACGCTGATTATCGAAGTGCGGTGGTCGAACATATTGAGGAAGAGCGTTGGCAAAAATTGGATGACGTCTTTTGGACGATCATCCCGTTCGGAACCGGCGGACGTCGAGGTCGGATGTATCCGATCGGTTCCAATGCGATCAACGATCGCACGATCGGCGAAAGTGCACAAGGTTTAGCGAATTACGTGGTCGAGTACGCAAAGGGACGCAGCGGATTGTCTTGCGCCATCGCTTACGACACCCGTCATCAATCGCGGCATTTCACGGAACTCTGCGCAGGCATCATGGTAGCCGCGGGCTTCAAGGTCTATTTGCTCGATGATTATCGCGCCACGCCTCAATTGTCATTTGCCGTCCGCTACAAGAATTGCGACTGTGGGATTATGGTGACCGCCAGCCATAATCCGCCTAGCGATAATGCCGTTAAGGTGTATTGGTCGAGTGGTGCGCAAGTGCTACCGCCACACGACAAAGCAATCATCGAAAAAGTGATGTCCTGTCAAGAAATCAACATCACCCCGTTCGAACAAGCGGTCGCTGATGGCATGATCGAGATGGTGACGGCCGAAGTTGACGAAGCCTATTTTGAAGCCGTTTTGCAACAATCGTTTGCGGGCCCCCGAGACGCAAAAGTACTCTACACACCGCTTCATGGCGTCGGTGCCGCCGCCGTTTTACCCGTTCTTGAACGGGATGGGTTCGAACACGTCGAATTGTATGGACCTCATGCTGAAAAGAGTGGCGATTTCCCCAACGTGCCCGGTCACGTTTCCAACCCAGAAAACAAAGCCGTTTTCGAAAAGCCGATCGAGTATGCCAAAGCGAACGGGTTGGACGTCGTCTTGGCGACCGACCCCGATTGTGATCGGCTTGGCGTCGCCGCTCCTCTAACAACCGACCCCAGCGGAGAATGGGGGACTTTCAATGGAAACCAGATCGCTTCGATTCTGTGTGAATACGTGCTATCCAAACGGGCCGAAACAAAATCGCTCGATGACCATTCCTACATCATTAAAACACTCGTCACCACCGAACTGTTGCGGCGGATTGCAGAGCAATACAATGTTCGCTGCGTCGGCAATCTTTTGGTTGGGTTCAAGTACATCGCCGAAGTAATGGATCGCGAAGGCCCCAATGGTTTTGTCTTCGGTGCGGAAGAGTCACATGGCTATTTGGTTGGCCAGTATTGTCGGGATAAGGACGCTGCGGTTGCTTGCATGTTGATGAGCGAATTGGTTGCGGAGCTGAAAACGAAAAAACAATCGCTGCATGACTTCTTCGGCGATTTGCAACGCAAGCATGGCTACCACAAAGAGACGCTAATCAATTTGATGATGGAAGGCAGCGAAGGAATGGCAGCGATGCAGCGGCTCATGAACGCGTTTCGTCATTCGCCGCCCAAGCAACTTGCAGACATCCCGGTTTCCACGATTCGCGACTACGGCGATCAAACCACGACCGACGTATCGAGTGGTGAGAAGCAAAAACTGGAAGGGCCACACAGCAACTTGATTATCTTGGATCTGGACGAAGAAGGTAACTACGTTGCAGCGCGCCCGAGTGGGACTGAGCCCAAAATCAAGCTCTACGTGTTCACAAGACTATCCCCTGAAGACTCCGGTGACCTCGGTGTAGCAGAGCAAAGACTCGCGGAACGTTTGGCAGGGATCGAAACGGACATGCGAACCTTTGCCAAGGCTCACGGCTAG
- a CDS encoding AAA family ATPase, whose protein sequence is MTTAVESMQAQADEFRQRYAAVKEMIGKVIVGHDEIVHGVLTAMLCGGHCLLEGVPGLGKTMLVRTLADVLSLDFSRIQFTPDLMPADILGTNMIVEDEHGHRRFEFQRGPIFTQILLADEINRATPKTQSAMLETMQEGTVTAAGHRYQLDKPYFVLATQNPIEQEGTYPLPEAQMDRFLFKLIVGYSTREQLNTIVDRTTRSDQVTLDKVMDASEILKWQALVREVILAPHVQDYLVRLTLATHPQGPHSVEATNDYIRWGSSPRGAQTLALASKVRALLDGRYNVSFEDIRRVFLPAMRHRVLLNFEAQAEGIDPDQVLLDILERVPEKSDGA, encoded by the coding sequence ATGACCACTGCTGTCGAATCGATGCAGGCCCAAGCTGACGAATTTCGCCAACGTTACGCGGCGGTCAAAGAGATGATTGGCAAAGTCATCGTCGGCCACGATGAGATCGTTCACGGTGTATTGACCGCAATGTTGTGTGGTGGACATTGCCTGCTAGAAGGTGTGCCAGGACTCGGAAAGACGATGCTGGTGCGGACGCTTGCCGATGTCCTTAGCCTTGACTTTAGCCGCATTCAATTCACACCTGACTTGATGCCAGCAGACATTTTAGGGACGAACATGATCGTCGAAGACGAACATGGGCATCGCCGTTTCGAATTCCAGCGTGGCCCGATTTTTACACAAATTCTCTTGGCAGATGAGATCAACCGGGCGACCCCCAAGACGCAATCCGCGATGCTTGAAACGATGCAGGAAGGAACCGTTACCGCGGCAGGGCATCGCTACCAACTCGACAAACCCTACTTCGTTTTGGCCACTCAAAACCCGATCGAGCAGGAAGGTACCTACCCGTTACCCGAAGCTCAAATGGACCGCTTTCTATTCAAATTGATTGTCGGTTATAGCACTCGCGAACAACTGAATACGATCGTTGATCGGACGACTCGCAGTGATCAAGTCACGCTCGATAAAGTGATGGACGCTAGTGAAATCTTAAAATGGCAAGCGCTCGTTCGTGAAGTCATCTTGGCACCGCACGTCCAAGATTACTTGGTGCGTTTGACACTCGCTACGCACCCACAAGGTCCGCATAGCGTCGAAGCGACCAACGACTATATTCGCTGGGGGAGCAGTCCTCGCGGTGCACAAACATTGGCTTTGGCTTCAAAGGTGCGTGCTCTGCTCGACGGACGCTACAACGTCAGCTTCGAAGACATTCGCCGCGTATTCTTACCAGCAATGCGGCACCGTGTGCTGTTGAATTTCGAGGCTCAGGCGGAAGGCATCGATCCCGATCAGGTCTTGCTCGATATCCTCGAGCGAGTTCCTGAAAAATCGGATGGAGCATAG
- a CDS encoding PSP1 domain-containing protein, whose protein sequence is MSRDSQQTRQDSSLAPSAVNPPQYVVRFGSARTLGVMTSNQTYRYGEKVVAKTSRGTELGTVLCEATPAAIDHLEEPTDGTILKRATEVDEGKMAELDDLAKNDIDGCQRSANDLRLAMEVVDVERLLGGERVVVYYLAEKRVDFRQLVRNLAGHFQTRIEMRQIGVRDEAKLLADYGDCGQPICCASFLSKMPPVSMRMAKLQKATLDPTKISGRCGRLKCCLRYEFDTYEELASELPPIGSLILTRDGSATVLGQDILSQQLSVKTEDNRRIMIPSSDVLTVTRRGFSNKNRHQ, encoded by the coding sequence ATGAGTAGAGACTCCCAGCAGACTCGTCAGGATTCATCGCTAGCCCCATCGGCCGTGAATCCGCCACAGTACGTCGTTCGCTTTGGTTCCGCACGGACTCTCGGAGTCATGACGAGCAACCAAACCTATCGCTACGGAGAGAAAGTCGTTGCAAAAACATCGCGTGGAACCGAACTGGGGACGGTGTTGTGCGAAGCCACGCCTGCTGCGATCGATCATTTAGAAGAACCCACGGATGGAACGATTCTAAAACGAGCCACCGAGGTGGACGAAGGCAAAATGGCAGAACTCGACGATTTGGCAAAGAACGATATTGACGGTTGTCAACGATCGGCAAACGATTTGCGGTTAGCGATGGAGGTTGTCGATGTCGAAAGACTCTTGGGCGGTGAACGAGTCGTCGTCTATTACCTAGCCGAAAAACGGGTTGACTTTCGGCAATTGGTTCGAAACCTAGCAGGGCATTTTCAAACGCGAATTGAAATGCGTCAAATCGGAGTGCGTGATGAGGCGAAACTGTTGGCCGACTATGGAGATTGTGGCCAACCGATCTGCTGTGCCAGTTTCCTCAGTAAGATGCCGCCTGTTTCCATGAGGATGGCGAAATTGCAAAAAGCGACACTCGATCCGACAAAAATTTCCGGACGTTGTGGCAGACTGAAGTGTTGTCTGCGATACGAGTTTGATACCTATGAAGAATTGGCATCCGAACTGCCACCCATCGGCAGCCTCATTCTCACGCGAGATGGTAGTGCTACGGTGTTGGGGCAAGACATTTTATCGCAGCAGTTGTCGGTCAAGACTGAAGACAATCGCCGAATCATGATCCCTAGCTCCGATGTGTTAACGGTCACCCGCCGAGGCTTTTCAAATAAGAACCGTCACCAGTAG